The following proteins come from a genomic window of Gossypium raimondii isolate GPD5lz chromosome 5, ASM2569854v1, whole genome shotgun sequence:
- the LOC128041095 gene encoding F-box protein At1g80960-like, with protein sequence MATDDFISNLPDEVLATIISGLPAIEAIRTTILSKRLKDVWRNVSRLDFDPKGVKKLFPAPNRRRSTVPVIQFGSNVCHDEGDDIDDTDPREEISRVVKNIDNVLLSHERNLISCRIVHLSNSYRSGDVEKWIKYLTSEKKVQELAFLCDDFQHEFYPVSLFGWGLNLPSGIFSCRTLQSLEFTNYGIRFHRPFHHCHNLKTLKLYYCDISSETLEAIVSSCDFMEHLSVCSSTSSLKQVRIFSQTVKTVELESLDLEGIYLSTQSLGALVLHSMKFPAKSLVIHAPNLRVLLQLASP encoded by the coding sequence ATGGCGACGGATGATTTCATCAGTAACCTTCCCGACGAAGTTTTGGCTACGATTATATCAGGCTTACCAGCCATTGAAGCAATAAGAACAACTATTTTATCAAAACGATTGAAGGACGTATGGAGGAATGTTTCCCGTTTAGATTTCGATCCAAAAGGAGTGAAGAAATTATTTCCTGCTCCAAATCGACGCAGATCTACGGTGCCAGTAATACAGTTTGGATCCAATGTTTGCCATGACGAGGGTGATGATATTGATGATACTGATCCGAGGGAAGAGATTTCCCGAGTTGTTAAGAATATCGATAATGTATTGTTATCTCATGAACGTAACTTGATTAGTTGCAGAATCGTTCATCTCTCAAATAGTTACAGAAGCGGTGATGTTGAGAAGTGGATCAAATATCTTACATCCGAGAAGAAAGTGCAAGAATTGGCTTTCCTTTGCGATGATTTTCAGCATGAGTTTTATCCAGTAAGCCTTTTTGGATGGGGTCTGAATTTACCGTCTGGGATTTTTTCATGTAGAACTCTGCAATCGCTTGAGTTCACAAATTACGGTATCCGATTCCATCGCCCTTTTCACCATTGCCATAACCTCAAAACCTTGAAACTCTATTACTGTGATATTAGCAGTGAAACCCTTGAAGCAATCGTTTCTAGCTGTGATTTTATGGAACACCTGAGCGTTTGTTCTTCCACCTCCAGTTTAAAACAGGTTCGGATCTTTAGCCAAACGGTTAAGACTGTGGAGCTGGAATCATTGGATTTGGAGGGGATTTATTTATCTACCCAATCTCTTGGTGCTTTGGTGCTTCATTCTATGAAATTTCCAGCCAAAAGTTTGGTTATCCATGCTCCAAATCTTAGGGTTTTACTGCAACTCGCAAGCCCATAA